One stretch of Cottoperca gobio chromosome 18, fCotGob3.1, whole genome shotgun sequence DNA includes these proteins:
- the LOC115023743 gene encoding uncharacterized protein LOC115023743, whose protein sequence is MADLQQLQPQGEQQEQIPALDTPLPDPTQTGRAVSLARLLHHECARLLQLYKEKETFLSDHTPDGGRMVSLSPAPQDEPSTEQRVQLLHAALRQCLGLIHCVALKEEEEWGELEEDYETLKKKVRLRLEHLLLSTKSLLESQDSTLVVTPDHQCNEEPDGAGGVFGLKVWTYRVLLELVHWADHAAQTLHVLHTEREGTQDI, encoded by the exons ATGGcagacctgcagcagctgcagccccagggggagcagcaggagcagatCCCCGCGCTGGACACGCCGCTGCCCGACCCGACACAGACCGGGAGAGCGGTGTCTCTTGCCCGGCTACTGCACCACGAGTGTGCTCGTCTGCTCCAGCTATAT aaggagaaggagaccTTCCTGTCGGACCACACCCCTGACGGAGGACGCATGGTGTCTCTGTCCCCGGCGCCGCAGGACGAGCCCAGCACGGAGCAGCGGGTGCAGCTGCTGCATGCAGCTCTGCGGCAGTGCCTGGGGCTGATCCACTGTGTCGccctgaaggaggaggaggaatgggGGGAGCTGGAGGAAGACTATGAAACCCTGAAGAAGAAAGTCCGGCTGAGGCTGGAGCACCTGCTGCTCAGCACCAAAAGTCTGCTGGAGAGCCAGGACAGCACCCTGGTGGTCACACCCGACCACCAGTGTAACGAG GAACCCGATGGTGCTGGGGGAGTCTTCGGGCTCAAAGTGTGGACGTACCGGGTGCTGCTGGAGCTGGTGCACTGGGCTGACCATGCTGCTCAGACCCTCCACGtgttacacacagagagagaggggacgcAAGACATCTGA
- the LOC115023396 gene encoding E3 ubiquitin-protein ligase ZFP91-like isoform X1 has product MDSDEDELSANVTGPGTKTTGDLTRKAPKPSPDSTEPSSGRRGSKRLLNAAVTPPDSGDSRAGARVLRARGAGAGCRANVNNESKNASCLQTPDTSKHRGRGRPAGSRNTPAVQPAALKKSTAKKASKHIVGPKLFKTRTGKGRRSTRASRTTSAAAFKPEAETNVSSCGEETGSLKGSNDSVADPDDEEPPFREDIIYKPETKMEKSRWLTMSKQMEVKKEESEKEDEEDIKQEESTELVVQSEDGVGTNTEPPRKRGRQQKDDKAPRLPKQRKKPPVQYVRCEIEGCGTVLAHPRYLQHHIKYQHLLKKKYVCDHPSCGRLFRLQKQLLRHAKHHTVRSLCLSDQRDYICEFCARAFKSSHNLAVHRMIHTGEKPIQCEICGFTCRQKASLNWHMKKHDAEASYTFSCSICSKKFEKKDSVVAHKAKSHPEVLIAEALAANGGSVIISSPTPDIPPVLTPETATPDCVPVLRLTPLQQVVLPLTPHTIDVHQGPFLQLPTHHVVQVGHHQQAPTLLHLTSPAHFSSISHPQLIQLSTLPASTVTSMSAAEPQSTLLTLSSVTSLASQQAVQWGRGAHEDGPLPGEGELWDRVVVGGGHQDVGDMMWEGNEEGRKEEEEVWEREGGRQILLQCAEAHGDTLM; this is encoded by the exons ATGGACTCAGATGAGGACGAGCTTTCAGCTAACGTTACTGGTCCCGGGACTAAAACAACCGGAGACTTAACGCGGAAGGCCCCCAAACCGTCCCCGGACTCGACTGAGCCGTCCAGCGGGAgaagaggaagtaaaaggctGCTGAACGCCGCAGTGACCCCCCCGGACTCTGGAGACTCTCGAGCGGGTGCTCGTGTTTTGCGAGCCCGGGGAGCTGGAGCTGGCTGCAGGGCTAACGTTAACAATGAGTCCAAGAATGCCTCCTGCCTGCAAACCCCGGATACGAGCAAGCACCGCGGACGTGGGAGACCTGCAGGGTCCAGAAACACACCGGCCGTGCA ACCTGCTGCTTTAAAGAAATCCACAGCCAAAAAAG CATCCAAACACATTGTTGGACCAAAGCTGTTCAAAACTAGAACAGGCAAAGGGAGACGTTCAACCCGAGCCTCTCGCaccacatcagcagcagcattcaAGCCTGAAGCAGAGACGAACGTTTCATCATGTG GAGAGGAAACTGGTTCTTTGAAAGGAAGCAATGACAG CGTTGCAGATCCAGATGACGAGGAGCCTCCATTCAGAGAGGACATCATCTATAAACCTGAGACGAAGAT GGAAAAATCAAGGTGGCTTACAATGTCAAAACAAATGGAGGTGAAGAAAGAGGAGTCAGAaaaggaggatgaagaagacaTTAAACAGGAAGAGTCAACCGAGCTTGTTGTGCAGAGTGAAGATGGAGTGGGCACTAACACAGAGCCACCCAGGAA gAGAGGTAGACAACAGAAAGATGACAAAGCCCCTCGGCTGCCGAAACAAAG GAAAAAGCCCCCTGTGCAGTACGTCCGCTGTGAGATTGAAGGATGCGGTACGGTCTTGGCCCACCCACGCTACCTGCAG CACCATATCAAATACCAGCACTTGCTTAAAAAGAAGTATGTGTGTGATCACCCCTCCTGTGGTCGCTTGTTCCGTCTGCAGAAGCAGCTGCTGCGCCACGCTAAACATCATACAG TGCgttcactctgtctctcagaTCAGAGGGATTACATCTGTGAGTTTTGTGCTCGAGCCTTCAAGAGCTCCCATAACCTGGCAGTGCACCGGATGATTCACACGGGAGAGAAGCCCATACA GTGTGAGATCTGCGGTTTCACCTGCCGTCAGAAGGCCTCCTTAAACTGGCACATGAAGAAGCATGATGCAGAGGCCTCCTACACCTTCTCCTGCTCCATCTGCAGcaaaaagtttgagaaaaagGACTCTGTTGTTGCCCACAAGGCCAAGAGCCACCCCGAGGTGCTCATAGCTGAAGCCCTCGCAGCTAACGGGGGCTCAGTGATAATAAGCAGCCCAACCCCAGACATTCCCCCCGTACTCACCCCAGAGACCGCGACCCCGGACTGTGTCCCCGTGCTCAGACTGACTCCGCTGCAGCAGGTGGTGCTCCCGCTCACTCCGCACACTATAGATGTACATCAGGGCCCGTTCCTCCAGCTGCCCACACATCACGTGGTGCAGGTGGGACATCATCAGCAAGCCCCCACCCTGTTGCACCTCACCTCGCCTGCTCACTTCTCCAGCATCAGCCACCCGCAGCTCATCCAGCTCTCCACCCTTCCTGCCAGCACCGTCACATCCATGAGCGCGGCGGAGCCCCAGAGCACCCTTCTTACCCTGAGCTCTGTCACCTCCCTGGCCTCCCAGCAGGCTGTGCAGTGGGGCAGGGGGGCTCACGAGGATGGTCCTCTGCCTGGGGAGGGAGAGCTGTGGGACCGGGTGGTGGTGGGTGGGGGTCATCAGGATGTAGGGGACATGATGTGGGAGGGTAacgaggaggggaggaaagaagaagaggaggtgtgggagagagaaggggggagacAGATTCTGTTACAGTGTGCTGAGGCGCATGGAGATACTTTAATGTAG
- the LOC115023396 gene encoding E3 ubiquitin-protein ligase ZFP91-like isoform X2 translates to MDSDEDELSANVTGPGTKTTGDLTRKAPKPSPDSTEPSSGRRGSKRLLNAAVTPPDSGDSRAGARVLRARGAGAGCRANVNNESKNASCLQTPDTSKHRGRGRPAGSRNTPAVQPAALKKSTAKKASKHIVGPKLFKTRTGKGRRSTRASRTTSAAAFKPEAETNVSSCGEETGSLKGSNDSVADPDDEEPPFREDIIYKPETKMEKSRWLTMSKQMEVKKEESEKEDEEDIKQEESTELVVQSEDGVGTNTEPPRKRGRQQKDDKAPRLPKQRKKPPVQYVRCEIEGCGTVLAHPRYLQHHIKYQHLLKKKYVCDHPSCGRLFRLQKQLLRHAKHHTDQRDYICEFCARAFKSSHNLAVHRMIHTGEKPIQCEICGFTCRQKASLNWHMKKHDAEASYTFSCSICSKKFEKKDSVVAHKAKSHPEVLIAEALAANGGSVIISSPTPDIPPVLTPETATPDCVPVLRLTPLQQVVLPLTPHTIDVHQGPFLQLPTHHVVQVGHHQQAPTLLHLTSPAHFSSISHPQLIQLSTLPASTVTSMSAAEPQSTLLTLSSVTSLASQQAVQWGRGAHEDGPLPGEGELWDRVVVGGGHQDVGDMMWEGNEEGRKEEEEVWEREGGRQILLQCAEAHGDTLM, encoded by the exons ATGGACTCAGATGAGGACGAGCTTTCAGCTAACGTTACTGGTCCCGGGACTAAAACAACCGGAGACTTAACGCGGAAGGCCCCCAAACCGTCCCCGGACTCGACTGAGCCGTCCAGCGGGAgaagaggaagtaaaaggctGCTGAACGCCGCAGTGACCCCCCCGGACTCTGGAGACTCTCGAGCGGGTGCTCGTGTTTTGCGAGCCCGGGGAGCTGGAGCTGGCTGCAGGGCTAACGTTAACAATGAGTCCAAGAATGCCTCCTGCCTGCAAACCCCGGATACGAGCAAGCACCGCGGACGTGGGAGACCTGCAGGGTCCAGAAACACACCGGCCGTGCA ACCTGCTGCTTTAAAGAAATCCACAGCCAAAAAAG CATCCAAACACATTGTTGGACCAAAGCTGTTCAAAACTAGAACAGGCAAAGGGAGACGTTCAACCCGAGCCTCTCGCaccacatcagcagcagcattcaAGCCTGAAGCAGAGACGAACGTTTCATCATGTG GAGAGGAAACTGGTTCTTTGAAAGGAAGCAATGACAG CGTTGCAGATCCAGATGACGAGGAGCCTCCATTCAGAGAGGACATCATCTATAAACCTGAGACGAAGAT GGAAAAATCAAGGTGGCTTACAATGTCAAAACAAATGGAGGTGAAGAAAGAGGAGTCAGAaaaggaggatgaagaagacaTTAAACAGGAAGAGTCAACCGAGCTTGTTGTGCAGAGTGAAGATGGAGTGGGCACTAACACAGAGCCACCCAGGAA gAGAGGTAGACAACAGAAAGATGACAAAGCCCCTCGGCTGCCGAAACAAAG GAAAAAGCCCCCTGTGCAGTACGTCCGCTGTGAGATTGAAGGATGCGGTACGGTCTTGGCCCACCCACGCTACCTGCAG CACCATATCAAATACCAGCACTTGCTTAAAAAGAAGTATGTGTGTGATCACCCCTCCTGTGGTCGCTTGTTCCGTCTGCAGAAGCAGCTGCTGCGCCACGCTAAACATCATACAG aTCAGAGGGATTACATCTGTGAGTTTTGTGCTCGAGCCTTCAAGAGCTCCCATAACCTGGCAGTGCACCGGATGATTCACACGGGAGAGAAGCCCATACA GTGTGAGATCTGCGGTTTCACCTGCCGTCAGAAGGCCTCCTTAAACTGGCACATGAAGAAGCATGATGCAGAGGCCTCCTACACCTTCTCCTGCTCCATCTGCAGcaaaaagtttgagaaaaagGACTCTGTTGTTGCCCACAAGGCCAAGAGCCACCCCGAGGTGCTCATAGCTGAAGCCCTCGCAGCTAACGGGGGCTCAGTGATAATAAGCAGCCCAACCCCAGACATTCCCCCCGTACTCACCCCAGAGACCGCGACCCCGGACTGTGTCCCCGTGCTCAGACTGACTCCGCTGCAGCAGGTGGTGCTCCCGCTCACTCCGCACACTATAGATGTACATCAGGGCCCGTTCCTCCAGCTGCCCACACATCACGTGGTGCAGGTGGGACATCATCAGCAAGCCCCCACCCTGTTGCACCTCACCTCGCCTGCTCACTTCTCCAGCATCAGCCACCCGCAGCTCATCCAGCTCTCCACCCTTCCTGCCAGCACCGTCACATCCATGAGCGCGGCGGAGCCCCAGAGCACCCTTCTTACCCTGAGCTCTGTCACCTCCCTGGCCTCCCAGCAGGCTGTGCAGTGGGGCAGGGGGGCTCACGAGGATGGTCCTCTGCCTGGGGAGGGAGAGCTGTGGGACCGGGTGGTGGTGGGTGGGGGTCATCAGGATGTAGGGGACATGATGTGGGAGGGTAacgaggaggggaggaaagaagaagaggaggtgtgggagagagaaggggggagacAGATTCTGTTACAGTGTGCTGAGGCGCATGGAGATACTTTAATGTAG